A region of uncultured Draconibacterium sp. DNA encodes the following proteins:
- a CDS encoding GIY-YIG nuclease family protein gives MKTFYVYILKCSDGSYYVGVTNDIERRLEEHNKGVSANSFTFKRRPVELVFYETYNDFKIAEQWEKKLKGWSRKKKEALIERNWNKLKEYSVCQNDSHFSNFRDKNINHK, from the coding sequence ATGAAAACATTCTATGTATATATTCTGAAGTGTAGCGACGGCAGTTATTATGTGGGCGTTACAAATGATATAGAACGAAGATTAGAGGAACATAATAAAGGAGTATCTGCCAATAGCTTTACTTTTAAAAGGAGACCAGTTGAGCTGGTTTTTTACGAAACCTATAATGATTTTAAAATTGCGGAGCAATGGGAAAAGAAATTAAAAGGTTGGTCGAGAAAGAAAAAGGAAGCATTGATTGAAAGAAACTGGAATAAATTAAAAGAGTACTCTGTTTGCCAGAATGACTCTCATTTTTCTAATTTTAGAGATAAGAATATTAATCATAAATAA
- a CDS encoding ABC transporter ATP-binding protein, translated as MLLQLKNISKGYGEAGTHSFRPVLKELNLELEKGQKVAIIGPSGSGKTTLLNLVGALDTPDSGEVLFNGTNITGYTSTQLAAFRNKNLGFVFQLHHLMPQLSLWENVLLPLLPQGKVTKEQKDWAEYLIKKVGISEQRNQKPSEMSGGECQRTAVVRALINKPELILADEPTGALDEANANALSELLIQLSEDEGVTLVTVTHSAELAQKMDTKFLLKNGQLEKK; from the coding sequence ATGCTACTACAACTTAAAAACATATCAAAAGGATACGGAGAAGCCGGAACGCACAGTTTTCGACCCGTATTAAAGGAATTAAATCTTGAACTGGAGAAAGGACAAAAAGTGGCTATAATCGGACCTAGTGGCTCCGGAAAAACAACCTTGCTGAATTTGGTTGGCGCATTGGATACACCCGACTCTGGTGAGGTACTATTTAACGGAACCAACATTACCGGGTACACGTCAACACAATTGGCGGCGTTTCGTAATAAGAATCTTGGTTTTGTTTTTCAGTTGCACCATTTAATGCCACAACTGAGTTTATGGGAGAATGTGTTACTACCGCTTTTACCGCAAGGAAAGGTTACGAAGGAACAAAAAGACTGGGCGGAATACCTGATCAAAAAAGTTGGCATTTCAGAACAACGTAACCAAAAGCCTTCGGAAATGTCGGGAGGGGAGTGCCAACGTACTGCTGTAGTTCGTGCGCTGATCAATAAACCGGAATTGATTCTTGCTGATGAACCAACCGGGGCGCTTGACGAGGCCAATGCCAATGCACTTTCTGAACTTTTAATTCAACTCAGCGAAGACGAAGGTGTAACGCTGGTTACGGTAACTCACTCGGCAGAGCTGGCCCAAAAAATGGATACTAAATTCTTACTAAAAAACGGACAATTGGAAAAAAAATAA
- a CDS encoding ABC transporter permease yields MTKFQYIIKSFLHYFKANLLVAIGVAISTMVLTGSLVIGDSVRHSLTQATFYRLGETTHLVAVKERYFRQEMASEMEAVNPDLKATSVLLLEGMAVADGGQERANKVQVVGVDDDFEEIANTPFFAELQNSEIAISENLAERLQKGAGDNILVRIKKASLIPMNAPFVSAEETSVALRATIKKVVSKEELGRFSLKNSQTAPYNIFMSIERLNRLMDFEGKANQILVSTELETAVVSEVVNTCLTPADAGLVLKKLDDGREVEISTERVFMEPKISDLLGSLPGADMILTYFVNAIDHKQSSVPYSFVSSVNNPELASNEIILNQWAADDLNANLGDTIRLRYFEIGPLRQLVNKEANFILTEIIPMDSPLADPTRVPHLPGLSDAGHCREWEAGVPIDLDAIREKDEKYWDDYKGTPKAFISTESALRLWSNRFGDYTAVRYPAGSFNEDVYKEEFARVISPADLGMIVEPIREQGVHAAQNGTDFSGLFIGLSFFILVASIILTALLFRLNLESRSTQIGLLVALGFQQKHIRSFYLSEGFVVSLFGGVVGLVISYFYTTLVFRILNSLWFDIVRTNVLEIQLLPSTLVIGLVISLVVSLVAIAISLRRFQKQKAVELQKQIGVKESHLKTRLLNGVLWGALALSVVVFVMQLFAEQADASMFFMSGGLMLLGLLLLFRKLLQKREAKKSREFQFSQLSAINLTRNISRSTTIVTLFALGTFIVISTGSYKMDLIAGANKKTSGTGGFLYFAETTMPVLFDINNKEKKAEEGIYEDFNVVQFRKVDGDDASCLNLNRIAQPAILGVDAANLASRFDFAAKMKGLDADPWLSLETDFDDGTIPAIADQTVIQWGLGMKVGDVILYQNELGDTLKLKLIAGTKPSVFQGYVIISNKHYLKNYPSSSGSNIFLVGGDPENEAAIGDELQSVFRDYGWEMESAAKRLVEFYSVTNTYLSIFLALGALGLILGTIGLAVILARTILERRREIALMQAIGFTKSSVFKLLRNEYLLLLVSGVLLGFITAVVATLPAFLSTNTDASFSTVAIVVALILVNGVVWIVGLSWFSLKRKVLVSGLQVE; encoded by the coding sequence ATGACCAAATTTCAATACATAATAAAATCTTTTCTGCATTATTTTAAAGCCAACTTGCTGGTGGCAATTGGTGTGGCAATCAGTACGATGGTTTTAACCGGTTCGCTGGTGATTGGCGATTCGGTGAGGCACAGTTTAACCCAGGCAACCTTTTATCGTTTGGGCGAAACAACACACCTGGTAGCCGTAAAAGAGCGCTATTTTCGCCAGGAAATGGCTTCGGAGATGGAAGCCGTAAATCCTGATCTGAAAGCTACTTCTGTGCTTTTGTTGGAGGGAATGGCTGTGGCAGACGGAGGTCAGGAACGCGCGAATAAAGTACAGGTGGTTGGTGTTGATGATGATTTTGAGGAGATTGCAAACACACCGTTTTTTGCTGAATTACAAAATAGCGAAATCGCCATAAGCGAAAATCTGGCAGAACGCTTACAAAAAGGAGCCGGCGATAATATTCTGGTTCGTATAAAAAAGGCCAGTTTAATTCCGATGAACGCGCCGTTTGTGTCGGCAGAAGAGACAAGTGTGGCTTTGCGCGCAACCATAAAAAAAGTGGTTAGTAAGGAAGAGTTAGGGCGCTTTAGTTTGAAAAATTCGCAAACAGCACCCTACAATATTTTTATGTCGATTGAACGCCTGAATCGGTTAATGGATTTTGAAGGAAAAGCCAACCAGATACTGGTTTCAACAGAGCTGGAAACAGCAGTGGTTTCAGAGGTGGTAAATACCTGTTTAACCCCCGCCGACGCCGGGTTAGTGTTGAAGAAACTAGATGATGGGCGTGAGGTGGAAATTTCTACCGAGCGGGTTTTTATGGAGCCGAAAATTTCAGATCTGCTTGGAAGTTTGCCCGGCGCAGATATGATATTGACTTACTTTGTAAACGCTATCGACCATAAGCAATCTTCGGTTCCCTATTCATTTGTGTCATCGGTGAATAACCCGGAACTTGCTTCAAACGAAATAATTCTAAACCAATGGGCAGCTGATGATCTCAACGCGAATTTGGGAGATACTATTCGTTTGCGGTATTTCGAGATTGGTCCTTTACGCCAATTGGTAAACAAAGAGGCTAACTTTATTTTAACAGAGATTATCCCTATGGATTCGCCATTGGCTGATCCAACGCGTGTGCCGCATTTGCCGGGATTGTCGGATGCCGGGCATTGCCGCGAATGGGAAGCCGGAGTTCCCATTGATCTGGATGCCATTCGCGAAAAAGATGAAAAATACTGGGACGATTACAAAGGCACACCAAAAGCTTTTATTTCAACAGAAAGTGCACTGCGTTTGTGGTCAAATCGTTTTGGTGACTACACTGCTGTACGTTACCCGGCCGGATCGTTTAATGAAGATGTTTATAAAGAGGAATTCGCCCGAGTAATTTCGCCTGCTGATCTTGGGATGATCGTTGAGCCAATTCGTGAGCAAGGCGTGCATGCTGCCCAAAACGGTACTGATTTTAGCGGCCTGTTCATCGGCTTAAGCTTCTTTATCCTGGTTGCTTCAATAATTTTAACGGCATTGCTTTTCCGTCTGAATCTTGAAAGTCGTTCAACACAAATCGGACTACTTGTAGCTCTTGGATTTCAGCAAAAACACATACGTAGTTTTTACTTGTCTGAAGGTTTTGTGGTTTCATTGTTTGGTGGAGTTGTCGGGCTGGTGATTTCCTATTTTTATACCACGCTGGTTTTCCGCATTTTAAATTCGTTGTGGTTCGATATTGTTCGTACCAATGTGCTCGAAATTCAATTGTTGCCATCAACGTTAGTAATCGGATTAGTTATCAGTTTGGTAGTTTCTTTGGTTGCCATTGCTATTTCACTACGACGTTTTCAAAAACAAAAAGCTGTTGAATTACAAAAGCAGATCGGCGTTAAAGAAAGCCACCTAAAAACACGTTTGCTGAATGGAGTTTTGTGGGGAGCATTGGCATTGTCGGTTGTAGTTTTTGTTATGCAGCTGTTTGCTGAGCAGGCCGATGCTTCAATGTTTTTTATGTCCGGCGGATTAATGCTACTTGGATTGTTATTGCTTTTCAGAAAGTTGTTGCAAAAACGGGAAGCTAAAAAATCCCGCGAATTTCAGTTCAGTCAGTTGTCAGCAATAAATCTTACACGAAATATCAGTCGGTCGACTACCATTGTTACGCTTTTTGCTTTAGGAACCTTTATCGTTATTTCAACGGGTTCGTACAAAATGGATTTGATTGCCGGAGCCAACAAAAAAACAAGTGGCACCGGAGGCTTTCTGTATTTTGCCGAAACTACGATGCCGGTCCTTTTCGATATTAATAACAAGGAAAAGAAGGCGGAGGAAGGAATATACGAAGATTTTAATGTGGTGCAGTTCCGAAAAGTGGATGGCGACGATGCCAGTTGCCTGAACCTGAACCGCATTGCGCAGCCTGCAATTTTAGGTGTTGATGCCGCGAATCTGGCAAGTCGTTTTGATTTTGCTGCAAAAATGAAAGGTTTGGATGCTGATCCGTGGTTAAGTTTGGAAACTGATTTTGATGACGGAACTATTCCTGCCATTGCCGATCAGACTGTAATTCAGTGGGGGCTCGGCATGAAAGTGGGCGATGTGATATTGTACCAGAACGAATTGGGCGATACCTTAAAGTTAAAACTGATTGCCGGAACAAAACCTTCCGTTTTCCAGGGCTATGTTATTATCTCGAATAAACATTATCTGAAAAACTACCCAAGCAGTTCAGGATCGAATATCTTTTTGGTGGGTGGCGATCCTGAAAATGAAGCCGCAATTGGCGACGAGTTGCAATCGGTATTTCGTGATTATGGCTGGGAAATGGAAAGTGCAGCAAAACGATTGGTTGAGTTTTATTCGGTGACCAACACCTATTTATCGATATTTCTGGCGCTTGGTGCTTTGGGATTAATTCTTGGAACCATTGGTCTGGCTGTTATTCTGGCACGAACCATTTTAGAGCGTCGGCGAGAGATTGCCTTAATGCAGGCCATTGGATTTACAAAAAGTTCCGTTTTTAAATTACTGAGAAACGAATACTTATTGTTGCTGGTATCGGGTGTTTTACTTGGTTTTATTACAGCTGTTGTCGCAACTTTGCCGGCATTTTTGTCTACCAATACCGATGCATCATTTTCTACAGTAGCAATTGTTGTTGCATTAATTCTTGTAAACGGGGTAGTCTGGATCGTTGGTTTAAGCTGGTTTTCTTTAAAACGAAAGGTGTTGGTGTCGGGATTGCAGGTTGAATAA
- a CDS encoding ThuA domain-containing protein: protein MIRIILLNLLIFCFTFQLIAQSPAKPKVVAFYTGKNDAAHISFVHEADKWLAELAKDSCFEYESTNDWNDLNKDNLSSVDVVVFLDTRPDSLPCRQAFQNYMENGGAWLGFHFSAFALNGSSYPQNWDWYHETFLGAGQYKGNTWRPTTAILNVENNSHPVTSDLPNNFVASPNEWYSWENDLRENPDIDILVSIDSSSFPLGTGPKKHEIWHDGYYPVVWSNRHFKMLYINMGHNDIDYESGTNKELSFTFENDVQNKMVVNALFWLMSRNSASMK, encoded by the coding sequence ATGATAAGAATAATCCTACTGAATTTACTTATTTTCTGTTTTACATTTCAGCTCATAGCACAGTCTCCGGCTAAACCCAAAGTGGTCGCTTTTTATACAGGAAAGAATGATGCTGCACATATAAGTTTTGTGCATGAAGCCGATAAGTGGTTGGCAGAACTGGCGAAAGATTCATGTTTTGAATACGAATCCACAAACGATTGGAATGATTTGAATAAGGATAATCTTTCAAGTGTAGATGTTGTCGTTTTTCTTGATACGCGCCCCGATTCATTGCCGTGTCGGCAGGCCTTTCAAAACTATATGGAAAATGGGGGAGCCTGGTTAGGATTTCATTTTAGTGCTTTTGCACTTAATGGTTCTTCCTATCCTCAAAACTGGGACTGGTACCATGAAACCTTTTTAGGGGCCGGACAATACAAGGGGAATACCTGGAGGCCAACTACGGCAATTCTGAATGTCGAGAATAATTCTCATCCTGTTACAAGTGATCTGCCGAATAACTTTGTTGCATCGCCCAACGAATGGTATAGTTGGGAAAATGATCTCAGAGAAAATCCGGACATTGATATTCTTGTTTCCATTGATTCGTCCAGTTTTCCTCTTGGAACAGGTCCGAAAAAGCATGAAATATGGCACGACGGATATTATCCCGTTGTGTGGAGCAACCGGCATTTTAAAATGCTTTATATAAATATGGGGCACAACGATATTGATTATGAAAGCGGAACGAATAAGGAACTGTCTTTCACATTTGAGAACGATGTTCAAAACAAAATGGTAGTAAATGCCTTGTTTTGGCTCATGTCACGTAATTCAGCTTCAATGAAGTGA
- a CDS encoding nucleoside deaminase, with translation MEEQNEKFMRAAIELAKQGMDGNHGGPFGAVVVKGNQIIAKGYNQVTSSNDPTAHAEVVAIREACKVLNTFQLEGCTIYTSCEPCPMCLGAIYWARPDKVVFGATKQDAASAQFDDQFIYDELETELSRRHIQFENLMRDEAREVFDAWNKKEDKKNY, from the coding sequence ATGGAAGAGCAGAATGAGAAATTTATGCGGGCCGCTATTGAGCTTGCTAAACAGGGGATGGATGGTAATCATGGTGGCCCGTTTGGTGCGGTGGTGGTAAAAGGCAATCAAATTATTGCAAAAGGATATAATCAGGTGACTTCATCAAACGATCCGACTGCACATGCCGAAGTGGTTGCGATACGGGAAGCGTGTAAGGTTTTAAATACTTTTCAACTGGAAGGATGTACAATTTATACTTCGTGCGAACCTTGCCCAATGTGTTTAGGCGCCATTTACTGGGCCCGCCCCGACAAAGTTGTTTTTGGAGCAACAAAACAGGATGCAGCAAGTGCACAATTTGACGATCAGTTTATTTACGATGAACTGGAGACGGAACTGAGTCGGCGCCACATTCAATTTGAAAATCTGATGCGCGATGAGGCTCGTGAGGTTTTTGATGCGTGGAATAAAAAGGAGGATAAAAAGAACTATTAA
- a CDS encoding PAS domain S-box protein: MTGEKNQDHKKRTEELEQELSKLKLELENARFQEEQEREKRLFYQLIAEFAFAWELWFELNGKIKYCSPSCSDLTGFTANQIIASPGIAALLVYDADKEKYTNFLTGALSQTLVNQTLEFRVLTRTKQLRWFMMNVRGVYDKIGKYLGIRASVLDITRLKQAMGHISELERTKEFDSRNKQRLQTELEMKDRELVAFLLQLSQKNELLNKAVHLLQSDEATKSKKAVSLVQQLRDLLEANAVQPVDWSMVENQVDKIHPGFLDRLQKKHPVVSVNDKKLCSYIRLGLSSKEIAGLLNITSKSVEISRVRLRKKLGINAKIRLVNYLGQL, encoded by the coding sequence ATGACCGGCGAAAAAAATCAGGATCATAAAAAGCGAACAGAAGAACTGGAGCAAGAGCTTTCGAAGTTAAAGCTTGAACTGGAGAATGCCCGGTTTCAGGAAGAACAGGAGCGGGAGAAACGTTTGTTTTACCAGTTAATTGCCGAGTTTGCTTTTGCCTGGGAGTTGTGGTTTGAACTCAATGGCAAGATAAAATATTGTTCGCCATCATGTTCCGATCTAACTGGATTTACCGCCAATCAAATTATTGCTTCGCCTGGAATTGCAGCCTTGCTGGTTTATGATGCCGACAAAGAGAAATACACTAACTTTTTAACCGGAGCTTTAAGTCAAACACTGGTTAATCAAACCCTCGAATTTCGGGTGCTTACACGTACCAAGCAGCTCCGTTGGTTTATGATGAATGTGCGTGGTGTGTACGATAAAATTGGCAAGTATCTCGGAATCCGGGCTTCGGTACTGGATATTACCCGCCTGAAACAGGCCATGGGACATATCTCTGAATTGGAGCGCACAAAAGAATTTGATAGCCGAAACAAACAGCGATTGCAAACCGAGCTGGAAATGAAAGACCGTGAACTGGTTGCGTTTTTATTGCAGTTGTCGCAGAAAAACGAATTATTAAATAAAGCGGTTCATTTACTGCAATCGGATGAGGCAACTAAATCGAAAAAAGCAGTTTCGCTTGTTCAGCAATTAAGAGATTTGTTGGAAGCTAATGCCGTTCAACCGGTTGATTGGTCGATGGTTGAGAATCAGGTGGATAAAATTCATCCGGGCTTTCTTGATCGACTGCAAAAAAAACATCCTGTGGTTTCGGTCAACGATAAAAAATTGTGCTCCTACATTCGTTTGGGGTTATCGAGTAAAGAAATTGCCGGTCTGCTGAATATTACTTCCAAAAGCGTGGAGATCTCCCGCGTGCGATTACGTAAAAAACTGGGCATAAACGCAAAAATCCGTCTGGTAAACTATCTTGGGCAATTGTGA